A genomic segment from Candidatus Rokuibacteriota bacterium encodes:
- a CDS encoding peptidyl-alpha-hydroxyglycine alpha-amidating lyase family protein produces the protein MVQSSALRYEVLEGWEQLPAGYKHRDVAGVAVDSEDRVYLICRGDHPIIVYDSGGRFLRSWGQGEFTYRTHGISVGPDEMLYCTDDGNHTIRKFTPDGKLLMTLGTLNTPSDTGYDGKDTGTVSRAAGPFNRPTNLAVGPKGDLYVSDGYGNCRVHQFSPTGELRRSWGTPGGGPGEFFLPHGIAVAADGRVFVCDRENDRIQIFSPDGEYLSEWTDTQRPTHLVFDAQGRAHVSELWWHKGQTSQRHGPTLESKYGRVSVFDKDGRVLARWGTLNAEEPGSFAAPHGLAVDSRGDIYVAEVTWTFAVSRGHAREDCHTFQKFTLKP, from the coding sequence ATGGTGCAGTCGAGCGCGTTGCGCTACGAGGTCCTCGAGGGCTGGGAGCAGCTTCCCGCCGGATACAAGCACCGCGATGTCGCCGGCGTGGCGGTGGACTCGGAAGACCGCGTCTACCTGATCTGCCGCGGCGATCACCCCATCATTGTCTACGATTCCGGCGGCAGGTTCCTGCGCTCCTGGGGCCAGGGCGAGTTCACGTACCGGACCCACGGCATCAGCGTCGGGCCGGACGAAATGCTCTACTGCACGGACGACGGCAATCACACGATCCGCAAGTTCACGCCGGACGGCAAGCTGCTGATGACGCTTGGAACGTTGAACACGCCGTCCGACACCGGCTACGACGGCAAGGACACCGGCACCGTCTCGCGGGCCGCCGGCCCGTTCAACCGCCCGACGAACCTCGCGGTCGGGCCCAAGGGCGACCTCTACGTGTCCGACGGCTACGGCAACTGCCGCGTGCACCAGTTCTCGCCAACCGGGGAGCTTCGGCGATCGTGGGGCACGCCGGGCGGCGGCCCCGGCGAGTTCTTCCTGCCGCACGGCATCGCCGTGGCGGCCGATGGGCGCGTCTTCGTCTGCGATCGCGAGAACGACCGCATCCAGATCTTCAGCCCGGACGGCGAGTATCTCAGCGAGTGGACCGACACCCAGCGGCCGACCCACCTCGTGTTCGACGCGCAGGGCCGGGCTCACGTGTCCGAGCTGTGGTGGCACAAGGGCCAGACCTCCCAGCGGCACGGGCCGACACTCGAGTCGAAGTACGGCCGGGTCAGCGTCTTCGACAAGGACGGCCGGGTCTTGGCCCGCTGGGGCACGCTCAATGCCGAGGAGCCCGGCAGCTTCGCGGCCCCGCACGGCTTGGCGGTTGACTCGCGCGGCGACATCTACGTGGCGGAGGTGACCTGGACCTTCGCGGTGAGTCGAGGGCATGCCCGCGAGGACTGCCACACCTTCCAGAAGTTCACG